The following coding sequences are from one Bacteroidia bacterium window:
- a CDS encoding tetratricopeptide repeat protein, protein MTIKLFIPVLLFVLSALITNAQNNEYPNLAGFDTIKTIKAKVDFLNETALEAINNDPEEAKSYAKEAMKMAKQEKYNIGIAYAYYNLGNVNYYLDEYEEGLQNMDSAKTIFEKEKNEKGLGFVFNTKGEIYSLMGNYGEALKPLFTALKHFENAGDDVGKARVNNNIGLIQYYQKNYQEALKYFKQALKTADETRTGDASLYMGKVYVDLNNFSEARKYISKAMEIGQKNQDQYILSDGYYLLGRVDAFYGETDLAMIELMKAQSIKEELEDNQGIALACVQIGNLFLSKKDPLSAKKYYLLSRDIAIQIGAKYEIKDANMGLSNTYSYLNLFDSAYYYLNEHNKIYHELQSEEASKKLAELEASLAAQRREEQIAAERKIEALTRNIMIVSGIAIILILLGFSFMMFNRFKMKIKANEQLEKYNVEILKQKDIIEAKNRDIMDSIKYAKRIQEAILPSNDVLAENLREFFVFYKPKDIVSGDFYWAHPLGEKKILFAAVDCTGHGVPGAFVSIVGFNGLNRAVKEFGMTQPAKILDELNILVDETFVTHGSSNIKDGMDINLCYLEYLPNGNAHMEFAAANNPLWIFRKGDTVVFEEIKADKQPIGAYADRRPFTNHSVELNAGDCFYIFSDGYADQFGGEKGRKFMYKKFREFLQTLNPLPMEEQKLKIQSEMESWMKDGFEQVDDMCVIGVRV, encoded by the coding sequence ATGACAATTAAGCTATTTATACCTGTTTTACTCTTTGTTTTGTCAGCGTTAATAACAAATGCACAAAATAACGAATACCCTAATTTAGCAGGCTTCGACACTATTAAAACCATAAAAGCTAAGGTAGATTTTCTGAACGAAACAGCTTTAGAGGCAATTAATAATGATCCTGAAGAAGCAAAAAGCTATGCAAAAGAGGCCATGAAAATGGCTAAACAAGAAAAATACAACATAGGAATTGCTTATGCATACTATAATCTTGGCAATGTGAATTATTATCTTGACGAATATGAAGAGGGGTTACAAAACATGGATTCTGCAAAAACTATTTTCGAAAAAGAAAAAAATGAAAAGGGATTGGGTTTTGTTTTTAATACAAAAGGAGAAATTTATTCATTAATGGGAAATTATGGCGAAGCATTAAAACCTCTATTTACCGCATTAAAACATTTCGAAAATGCAGGCGATGATGTCGGGAAGGCTCGTGTAAACAATAACATAGGACTAATTCAATATTATCAGAAAAATTATCAGGAAGCTCTCAAATATTTTAAACAGGCCTTAAAAACTGCTGACGAAACCAGAACCGGTGATGCAAGTCTTTACATGGGAAAAGTGTATGTTGACTTAAACAATTTTTCGGAAGCCAGAAAGTATATTTCAAAAGCTATGGAAATTGGTCAAAAAAATCAGGATCAATATATACTTTCAGACGGATATTATTTATTGGGAAGGGTTGACGCTTTTTATGGAGAAACGGATTTAGCAATGATTGAATTAATGAAAGCTCAATCTATTAAAGAAGAATTAGAAGATAACCAGGGAATCGCTCTTGCATGTGTACAAATTGGAAATTTATTTTTATCCAAGAAAGATCCTTTAAGTGCAAAAAAGTATTATCTCTTATCAAGAGATATTGCAATTCAGATTGGTGCAAAATATGAAATTAAAGATGCCAACATGGGACTCTCAAATACCTATAGTTATTTAAATCTTTTTGATAGTGCATATTATTATTTAAATGAACATAACAAAATATACCATGAATTACAAAGTGAAGAAGCGTCAAAAAAATTAGCTGAACTAGAAGCTTCTTTAGCAGCACAACGCAGAGAAGAACAAATTGCAGCTGAACGTAAAATTGAAGCTCTTACAAGAAACATTATGATAGTTTCTGGCATTGCTATAATATTAATTCTTTTAGGTTTTTCATTTATGATGTTTAATCGCTTTAAAATGAAGATAAAAGCCAATGAACAACTGGAAAAATATAATGTAGAAATATTAAAACAAAAGGATATCATTGAAGCTAAAAATAGAGATATTATGGATTCTATAAAATATGCCAAACGCATACAGGAAGCCATTTTACCATCAAATGATGTACTTGCAGAAAACTTAAGAGAATTTTTTGTTTTTTATAAACCAAAAGATATTGTAAGCGGTGACTTTTACTGGGCTCATCCTTTAGGCGAAAAAAAGATTCTTTTTGCTGCTGTTGATTGTACGGGCCACGGTGTTCCCGGAGCGTTTGTGTCTATTGTTGGATTTAATGGATTAAACCGAGCAGTGAAAGAATTTGGCATGACTCAACCAGCAAAAATTCTGGATGAATTAAATATACTTGTCGACGAAACCTTTGTCACACACGGTTCATCTAACATCAAAGATGGCATGGATATTAATCTTTGCTATCTTGAATATCTTCCAAATGGAAATGCTCATATGGAATTTGCTGCTGCTAACAATCCACTCTGGATTTTCAGAAAAGGTGATACTGTGGTTTTCGAAGAAATTAAAGCCGACAAACAACCAATAGGAGCTTATGCTGACAGAAGACCATTTACAAATCATTCTGTTGAATTAAATGCCGGCGATTGCTTTTACATATTCTCCGACGGTTATGCCGACCAGTTTGGTGGCGAAAAAGGAAGAAAGTTTATGTATAAGAAATTTCGCGAATTTCTTCAGACATTAAATCCGCTTCCGATGGAAGAACAAAAATTGAAAATACAATCTGAAATGGAATCCTGGATGAAAGACGGTTTCGAACAAGTTGACGATATGTGTGTTATTGGCGTAAGGGTTTAA
- the metG gene encoding methionine--tRNA ligase — MKNWKRYTITSALPYANGPIHIGHLAGVYIPADIYVRYLRQRGKDVIFIGGSDEHGVPITIKARQEGVTPKDIVDRYHSVIKKSFEDFGISFDIYSRTSNKTHFETASDFFKKLYEKGEFVEKTTEQYFDTEANQFLADRYITGTCPHCSNEKAYGDQCEKCGTSLNATDLINPKSTISGSKPIKKETSHWFLPLDKYEAFLRKWILEDHKEWKTNVYGQCKSWLDMGLQPRAVSRDLDWGVPVPVEGAAGKVLYVWFDAPIGYISATKELTKDWEKYWKDEDSRLIHFIGKDNIVFHCIVFPTMLKAEGSFILPENVPANEFLNLEGDKISTSRNWAVWLHEYLQEFPDKQDVLRYTLCANMPETKDNDFTWKDFQLRNNSELVAILGNFVNRAMVLTSKYYEGKVPTIGNVTDIERELDKAIIALKADIENSLENFKFREALKALMDVARLGNKYLADSEPWKIYKTDPERVSTILYYSLQIAGALTSLCEPFLPFTTQKLCKMLNVSTQNWEDVGNVHPLSEGHLLGESFLLFEKIEDEEIQKQIDKLLATKKANDEKALPVVEGKQEVSYDDFTKMDIRVGTVLEAERVPKTQKLLKLKVDTGLDVRTLISGIAEFYSPESMIGKQVCILANLQPRNIKGVESKGMILMAEGPDGTLKLVSPAEVSQNGAIVK; from the coding sequence ATGAAAAACTGGAAAAGATATACTATTACATCGGCTTTACCATATGCCAACGGACCAATTCACATAGGACATTTAGCGGGAGTTTATATTCCTGCAGATATTTATGTTCGTTATTTGCGTCAACGGGGTAAAGATGTTATTTTTATTGGCGGAAGCGACGAACATGGTGTACCGATTACAATTAAGGCTCGTCAGGAAGGTGTTACACCCAAAGATATTGTTGATCGATATCATAGCGTTATTAAGAAATCGTTTGAAGATTTTGGAATTTCTTTTGATATTTATTCAAGAACCTCTAATAAAACTCATTTCGAAACAGCATCAGATTTTTTCAAAAAATTATATGAGAAAGGAGAATTTGTCGAAAAAACTACTGAACAATATTTTGATACAGAAGCAAACCAGTTTTTAGCAGACAGATATATTACAGGAACTTGTCCTCATTGCAGCAACGAAAAGGCTTATGGTGACCAATGCGAAAAATGCGGAACCTCACTAAATGCAACTGATTTAATTAATCCTAAAAGTACAATTAGCGGAAGTAAGCCAATAAAAAAAGAAACAAGTCATTGGTTTTTACCTTTAGATAAATATGAAGCATTTTTAAGGAAATGGATACTGGAAGACCATAAAGAATGGAAAACAAATGTTTATGGTCAGTGCAAATCGTGGTTGGATATGGGCTTGCAGCCACGTGCAGTTAGTCGCGATTTGGATTGGGGAGTGCCTGTTCCTGTTGAGGGTGCTGCTGGAAAAGTTTTATATGTCTGGTTTGATGCGCCAATAGGATATATATCAGCAACAAAAGAATTAACAAAAGACTGGGAAAAATACTGGAAAGACGAAGATTCCCGATTAATTCATTTTATTGGAAAAGATAATATTGTTTTTCACTGCATAGTGTTTCCTACAATGTTAAAGGCTGAGGGGAGTTTTATATTACCTGAGAATGTTCCTGCAAACGAATTTTTAAATTTAGAAGGAGATAAAATTTCTACTTCAAGAAACTGGGCAGTGTGGTTGCACGAATATTTACAAGAATTTCCTGATAAACAAGATGTTTTGCGTTATACACTTTGTGCAAATATGCCCGAAACAAAAGACAATGATTTTACCTGGAAGGACTTTCAATTAAGAAATAACAGTGAGTTAGTTGCAATACTTGGGAATTTTGTTAACCGTGCAATGGTGCTTACTTCAAAATATTATGAGGGGAAAGTTCCTACAATAGGAAACGTAACAGACATTGAAAGAGAATTAGATAAAGCAATAATTGCTTTAAAAGCTGATATTGAAAACTCTTTAGAAAACTTTAAATTTCGTGAAGCGTTAAAAGCATTAATGGATGTTGCTAGGCTTGGTAATAAATACCTTGCTGATTCTGAGCCATGGAAAATTTATAAAACAGACCCTGAGAGAGTTTCAACAATTTTATATTACTCATTACAAATTGCAGGAGCATTGACTTCTTTGTGTGAACCATTTTTACCATTTACAACGCAAAAGTTGTGTAAAATGTTAAATGTTTCAACACAGAATTGGGAAGATGTTGGAAACGTTCATCCATTAAGCGAAGGACATTTGTTAGGAGAATCATTTTTGCTTTTTGAAAAAATAGAAGATGAAGAAATTCAGAAACAAATTGATAAGCTTTTAGCAACAAAAAAAGCAAATGATGAAAAAGCTTTGCCTGTAGTGGAAGGGAAACAAGAAGTTTCTTATGATGATTTTACTAAAATGGATATTCGTGTGGGCACAGTGTTAGAAGCCGAACGAGTTCCTAAAACACAAAAACTTTTAAAATTAAAAGTTGATACTGGCCTTGATGTTCGCACATTAATTTCTGGTATTGCAGAGTTTTATTCTCCGGAAAGCATGATTGGAAAACAAGTTTGTATTTTGGCTAATTTACAACCTAGAAATATTAAAGGCGTTGAATCAAAAGGAATGATTCTTATGGCTGAGGGACCAGATGGGACTTTAAAGCTGGTTTCTCCTGCTGAGGTAAGCCAAAATGGCGCAATTGTAAAATAG
- a CDS encoding LD-carboxypeptidase, which produces MIKPNNLSAGDSVAIVAPAGFINPEQVSASIEILNSWGLKVVLGKNFYSKHFTFAGTDEQRLKDFQEAIDNPEIKAVFCARGGYGVIRILEKLDWSKFTKQPKWIIGYSDITVIHGCLNNFLNISSVHGPMPINFDKLKEEKSSLNSLKKLLFGDEIKYSLPNNNNIQPSNFEGKLIGGNLSILYSLRGTKYDFSSKENILFIEEIGEYMYHIDRILQNFKLGNKFSDLKGIIVGGFTEIKENDLPFAYSLLEILNEVTENKIPIVTGLSAGHITPNLPLILGSNLKVKIDKEYIELSQNQ; this is translated from the coding sequence ATGATAAAACCAAATAATCTTTCCGCAGGTGATTCTGTTGCAATTGTTGCCCCTGCCGGTTTTATTAATCCGGAACAAGTATCTGCATCAATAGAAATATTAAACTCATGGGGACTAAAAGTTGTATTAGGAAAAAATTTTTACTCCAAACATTTTACTTTTGCAGGAACAGACGAACAAAGATTAAAAGATTTTCAGGAAGCTATTGATAACCCTGAAATTAAAGCTGTTTTTTGTGCACGAGGAGGTTATGGTGTAATTAGAATTTTAGAAAAATTAGATTGGTCTAAATTCACCAAACAGCCTAAATGGATTATTGGATACAGCGATATTACTGTTATACATGGATGTTTAAACAATTTTCTGAATATCTCCTCTGTTCACGGGCCCATGCCAATTAACTTTGATAAACTAAAAGAAGAAAAAAGTTCACTTAACAGTCTTAAGAAATTACTTTTTGGTGATGAAATAAAATATAGCCTTCCAAATAATAATAACATACAACCCTCAAATTTTGAAGGAAAATTAATAGGTGGAAACTTATCTATTCTATATAGCCTTAGGGGCACAAAATACGATTTCTCAAGTAAAGAGAATATTCTCTTTATTGAAGAAATTGGCGAATACATGTATCATATCGACAGAATTTTGCAAAATTTTAAACTTGGTAATAAATTCTCCGACTTAAAAGGAATAATTGTTGGTGGTTTCACAGAAATAAAAGAAAACGATTTGCCTTTTGCATATTCGTTGTTAGAAATACTTAATGAGGTAACAGAAAATAAAATTCCAATAGTTACAGGCTTATCGGCAGGACATATTACACCAAACTTACCATTAATATTGGGAAGTAATCTGAAAGTTAAAATAGATAAAGAATATATTGAGCTATCTCAAAATCAATGA
- a CDS encoding DUF4412 domain-containing protein, whose protein sequence is MIKLYNNFKLKIVLYLFFAVSFSAFSQPNKKAAEDQARNNNLKDKNFEGSIRFVQENIEDTLYYTYYVKNRMVRLDVHENCKNCEITDNYMIFDLSKSTITAIKPSRKMFINVPPKPYTESKEQNYQIIKSKNNKKIQGYKCYQWRVKNKSQNTEVAYWVAQDNFNFFEDFLKLWNRSEKHAVYFLQIPESDGYFPMQSEERTTLREQKMTLKVLEVSKRNLDPDFFAIPKEYQPYDH, encoded by the coding sequence ATGATAAAACTTTACAACAATTTTAAATTAAAAATCGTCTTGTATTTATTTTTTGCTGTAAGTTTTTCTGCGTTTTCCCAACCAAATAAGAAAGCTGCAGAAGACCAGGCAAGGAATAATAATTTAAAAGACAAGAATTTTGAAGGGAGTATTCGGTTTGTTCAGGAAAACATAGAAGACACTCTATATTATACTTATTATGTAAAAAACAGAATGGTTCGTCTGGATGTTCACGAAAATTGTAAAAATTGTGAAATAACTGATAATTACATGATATTTGATCTTAGCAAAAGCACTATTACTGCAATTAAGCCGAGCCGTAAAATGTTTATTAATGTTCCCCCAAAACCGTATACTGAGAGTAAGGAACAAAATTATCAGATTATTAAATCAAAAAATAACAAAAAAATTCAGGGTTATAAATGTTACCAATGGAGAGTTAAGAACAAGTCGCAAAATACAGAAGTTGCATATTGGGTAGCTCAGGATAATTTTAATTTTTTCGAGGATTTTTTAAAATTGTGGAATCGTTCTGAAAAACATGCGGTATATTTTTTACAAATACCTGAAAGCGATGGGTATTTTCCAATGCAAAGTGAAGAACGTACTACTTTACGCGAACAAAAAATGACTCTTAAGGTGTTAGAGGTTTCTAAAAGAAATTTGGACCCAGATTTTTTTGCAATTCCTAAAGAATATCAGCCATACGATCATTGA
- a CDS encoding YraN family protein: MKKNSAHIELGKEGELIARQYLENKGYYVLQINWRHKHKEIDLICKDKTFLVFVEVKTRKNDFFQKPYEAVEIKKQKLLVEAAEAFITEYKDFNEIRFDIISIVYNNNILQSIEHIKEAFFPQIND, from the coding sequence TTGAAAAAAAATTCGGCACATATTGAATTGGGCAAGGAAGGAGAATTAATTGCCAGGCAATATCTTGAAAATAAGGGGTATTATGTTTTACAAATTAACTGGCGACATAAACATAAGGAGATTGATTTAATTTGCAAAGACAAAACTTTTCTTGTTTTTGTAGAAGTGAAAACAAGAAAAAATGATTTTTTTCAAAAACCTTACGAAGCTGTCGAAATAAAAAAACAAAAATTACTTGTTGAAGCTGCTGAAGCATTTATTACTGAATACAAAGATTTTAACGAAATTAGATTTGACATTATTTCTATTGTGTACAATAACAACATCTTACAATCCATTGAACATATAAAAGAAGCATTTTTTCCTCAAATTAATGATTAG
- a CDS encoding D-tyrosyl-tRNA(Tyr) deacylase, whose translation MKVVIQRVSEASVNINKKKYSSIKQGLLILVGIENSDNNEDIDWLCKKITDLRIFDDSNGIMNLSVKDISGEILVVSQFTLHALTKKGNRPSYIKAATPEIAIPVYNEFIKKLNIETKNEIKTGIFGAMMDVSLVNDGPVTIIIDTKNKE comes from the coding sequence ATGAAAGTTGTAATTCAAAGAGTATCTGAGGCATCAGTGAATATTAACAAAAAAAAATATTCTTCAATAAAACAAGGTCTCTTGATACTCGTAGGAATTGAAAATTCTGATAATAATGAAGATATTGATTGGCTTTGTAAAAAGATCACAGATCTGAGAATTTTTGATGACAGTAATGGAATAATGAACTTATCTGTAAAAGACATTTCAGGAGAAATTTTAGTTGTCAGCCAATTCACCTTACATGCCCTTACAAAAAAAGGAAATCGTCCTTCGTACATTAAAGCGGCTACTCCCGAAATTGCAATTCCGGTTTACAATGAGTTTATTAAAAAGCTTAATATTGAAACTAAAAATGAAATTAAAACCGGCATTTTTGGTGCAATGATGGATGTTTCATTAGTAAATGACGGTCCGGTTACAATAATAATTGACACAAAAAATAAAGAATGA
- a CDS encoding pyrophosphatase — protein sequence MTLLTEEVGELARVMARTYGEQSFKENEKANIGEEMADVLWVLICLANQTGVDLSAEFIKKFDARTKRDEQRHKLNSKLKNK from the coding sequence ATGACTTTATTAACCGAAGAAGTGGGAGAGCTTGCACGTGTAATGGCACGCACATATGGCGAACAGTCGTTTAAAGAAAACGAAAAAGCAAATATTGGCGAAGAAATGGCAGACGTTCTCTGGGTTTTAATTTGTCTTGCAAATCAAACCGGAGTTGATTTATCTGCAGAATTTATTAAAAAATTTGACGCTCGGACAAAACGTGATGAGCAAAGACATAAATTAAATTCAAAACTTAAAAATAAATGA
- a CDS encoding lipoate--protein ligase, with product MIEVLNNSLNPYFNIACEEYIIKNFSQDCFVLWQNSPSVIVGKHQNTFAEIDNNFVNEKHLAVIRRISGGGTVYHDLGNLNFSYITNVKTDRIINFDFYTKPIIDLLSELGITATLNSRNNIFIGEKKITGTAAHIFKNRVIHHGTLLFSTSIEDLEKSIENNKTGYKDKAIKSVRNTVTNISDHLTSKINLEIFRELLRSKINTYFEIVKKYHFTDNDITNINNLVISKYQTWEWNYGYSPAFKFSNSTSDNLISTEISIKQGIIETILFTSKNKQITNFENIAKALKGKSFNKASIKKTLQYSLLPMEEDDFYNLLGLNN from the coding sequence ATGATAGAGGTTTTAAATAATTCTTTAAACCCTTATTTTAATATTGCTTGCGAAGAATATATTATTAAAAATTTTTCGCAGGATTGCTTTGTGTTATGGCAGAATTCACCTTCCGTAATTGTTGGCAAACACCAGAACACGTTTGCAGAAATTGACAATAACTTTGTAAATGAAAAGCATCTGGCTGTAATCAGAAGAATTTCAGGCGGCGGTACTGTTTACCACGATTTAGGAAACTTAAATTTTTCGTACATAACAAATGTAAAAACAGACAGAATAATAAATTTTGATTTTTACACTAAACCCATTATCGATCTGTTATCAGAACTTGGAATTACAGCAACATTAAATTCAAGAAATAATATTTTTATTGGAGAAAAGAAAATAACCGGTACTGCTGCTCATATTTTTAAAAACAGGGTTATTCATCATGGAACACTCTTGTTTTCAACTTCAATAGAAGATCTTGAAAAATCTATAGAAAACAATAAAACAGGATACAAAGATAAAGCTATAAAATCTGTCAGAAATACTGTTACAAATATCTCTGATCATTTAACTTCAAAAATCAACTTAGAAATATTCAGAGAATTGTTAAGAAGTAAAATAAATACATACTTTGAGATCGTTAAAAAATATCATTTCACCGACAATGACATTACAAATATTAATAATTTAGTAATCTCTAAATATCAAACCTGGGAATGGAATTATGGATATTCGCCCGCATTTAAATTCTCTAACTCAACAAGCGACAATTTAATTTCTACTGAAATTTCAATTAAACAAGGCATAATAGAAACAATACTATTTACCAGTAAAAACAAGCAAATTACTAATTTTGAAAATATAGCAAAGGCTCTAAAAGGGAAGTCTTTTAATAAAGCATCTATTAAAAAAACATTACAATATTCCTTGCTTCCAATGGAAGAAGATGATTTTTATAATTTGTTAGGACTAAACAATTAA
- a CDS encoding HAMP domain-containing histidine kinase — protein MTFALVGLIILQGYWLNSAYKVKEDHFNLQVTQALSEICKRAEERETIVEINNEMFSLNNGVKNIPALYRYNNPNAVLIDSAKNRIAVSKQSVLYNQNNNLHSNTKITILNGDSVLFNKVISKCKPETFCKTVSQIDIGKELQSKLTNKTLFVEKIVNKLLDYNEDVSKRIEKGILNAIIESELKNVNVKLPYEFAVKNSDDKTAYSTNHFKNGISDIYKTQLFPNDLFSAPNYLLLYFPKKDNFIVKSIGFMGISSILLTLIVIFSYTLTLVIILRQKKLSEMKNDFINNMTHELKTPISTISLASQMLKDKSIGKDLKNYDNIALIIEEESKRLGYQVEKVLQMAIFEQGNFKFRIENLDIHDLILSIQNSFIIQVEKRNGTLTTQLEATKFFAEGDEVHLSNVFLNLLENALKYCDKDPKIVISTKDTRNGILISVKDNGLGISNEDQKKIFEKFYRVHTGNVHNVKGFGLGLSYVKLICDAHKGYIKVESELNKGSEFIVFLPYKHKTINT, from the coding sequence ATGACTTTTGCACTTGTTGGATTAATCATTCTGCAAGGCTATTGGTTAAATAGTGCATATAAAGTAAAAGAAGATCACTTTAACTTACAGGTAACTCAGGCATTATCAGAAATTTGTAAACGAGCTGAAGAACGTGAAACTATAGTTGAAATTAACAACGAAATGTTTTCGTTAAACAACGGAGTAAAAAACATTCCTGCTCTATACAGATACAACAATCCCAATGCTGTATTAATTGACTCTGCAAAAAATCGAATTGCTGTTTCAAAACAATCTGTTCTTTATAACCAAAATAACAACCTTCATTCTAACACAAAAATTACCATTTTAAATGGTGACTCTGTTTTATTTAATAAGGTTATTTCAAAATGCAAACCAGAAACATTTTGCAAAACCGTTTCACAAATTGATATAGGAAAAGAACTACAAAGCAAGCTTACCAACAAAACCCTTTTTGTAGAAAAAATTGTAAACAAACTTTTGGATTACAATGAGGATGTATCTAAAAGAATTGAAAAAGGAATACTTAATGCAATTATTGAATCCGAACTTAAAAATGTAAACGTAAAACTTCCCTATGAGTTTGCTGTAAAAAACAGCGACGACAAAACTGCATATTCTACTAATCATTTTAAAAATGGCATATCTGATATTTATAAAACTCAACTTTTTCCAAATGATCTTTTTTCAGCTCCGAATTATTTATTACTTTATTTTCCAAAAAAGGATAACTTTATTGTTAAGTCAATTGGGTTCATGGGTATTTCCAGCATACTTTTAACATTGATTGTCATTTTCTCATATACATTAACACTGGTTATAATTTTAAGACAAAAGAAACTGTCAGAAATGAAAAATGATTTTATTAACAACATGACCCACGAATTAAAAACTCCAATTTCTACTATTTCACTTGCCTCACAAATGCTTAAAGACAAAAGCATTGGAAAAGATTTGAAAAATTATGATAATATTGCATTAATAATTGAAGAAGAAAGTAAAAGATTGGGATATCAGGTCGAAAAGGTTTTACAAATGGCAATTTTTGAGCAAGGTAATTTTAAGTTCAGAATAGAAAATCTTGATATTCACGATTTGATTTTAAGTATTCAGAATAGCTTTATAATTCAGGTTGAAAAACGTAATGGTACATTAACAACACAACTTGAAGCAACAAAATTTTTTGCAGAAGGTGATGAAGTTCATCTTTCAAATGTTTTTTTAAATCTGCTTGAAAATGCTTTAAAATATTGCGACAAAGATCCTAAAATAGTTATTTCAACAAAAGACACAAGAAATGGAATATTAATTTCTGTGAAAGATAATGGACTTGGTATAAGCAACGAAGATCAAAAAAAGATTTTTGAAAAATTCTATCGCGTACATACTGGAAATG